A window of Candidatus Nitrospira allomarina genomic DNA:
TTGAGGTAACTTTAAGTCCTGAATGACGACGAGCATGCCCAATAGCAGACGACCTCAGCTTTTGGAGTGTTTTTCTACCTGTCCAGGATTCAAGTTGTCAAATGATCTTTTGGCAAGGTAAGAAAGGCTCCATACGCTGTTCACTTCCCCTGGGGTCTTCCTACCCAGGGGCTGATCATCCAACATCGCGAAGGGATGAATTTGGTGCTGGCCTGAAGCCACCGAAGATCTTGATTGACCTCGATTGATCAGCAAACATGCTCTTCTGAATATAATGGAAATGGGATTTTTTCTTTGCCTATAGAAACCAATGTGGATTGAGCCCTGGTTCTCTGAAAGTTTTTATGGGGTCAATTTACAATGGTACGGTAAACCAGGTCAGCCCAAATAATCTAACTCTCCCATATTGCACATTGGCTTATTCCAATTTCCGCTCTGGAATTGTGTACCAATCTTGGTGGTGTCTATAATGAGTGGCTTGACTGGGGGTATGGTATGACCTCACGATTGTGTGGAGTTCCCCATACCATCCAACCTAATTCATACGAAGAAGATGGGAAGAAACCGATTTTCCCTGGCACCATTCAGGGTGAAAAAGGCAATCCACCAGAAATGTTCAGAAGGTAAGGAGGAAACTAATGAGTCTAGCAGATAACAAATGCGTACCTTGCCGTGGGGGCGTACCTCCGTTGGAACCTCAAAAAATCCAGGACCTCCTTGGTCAATTAGAAACGGGATGGGTGCTCAATGCTCAAGGTCATATTGAGAAAACCTATACTTTTGACAACTTTGCAGATGCCTTGGCATTTACTAATCGAGTAGGAAATGTGGCGGAACTTGAGGGTCACCATCCTGATATATATTTGGCCTGGGGAAAATGCAAGGTAGAAATCTGGACTCACAAGATTCAAGGCCTCACCGAAAGTGATTTTTATTTAGCCGCCAAAGCTGATCGCGCCTTTCACCTTCCTGCTGCCTATTGAAGGCTCTTATGGCCACCAGCCCGATTTTAATTCACCCGGTCGCTTCAGAAGCAAAACGAACCCAGACTGCGGCCTCTCAGGGCACCATCGATTTCCGAACTTTCGGTACGAAGGTCGCACTGGTAACCATGCCATTTAGTTATTCGAAATTTCCCTCGATCCAATTAGGGACCCTCTCGTCCTTACTAAAAGCGCAGGGGATTGGTGCCCAAACCTATCATTTCAATCTCCAATTCGCCCATAAAATCGGGGTACCGTTATATGAAATCTTATGCGAAAAACGTGGCCTATTTGGCGAATGGCTGTTCTCTGCACTCCTGTTTCGGAATAATCCGAAACACAGGGAATATCCTATGGTGTTCAAACCCATCTTCGAAGACACGGCTCGGGAAGCCGGCTGTTCAATCAGTCATTTAGAAGAAATTGCCCGGTCGATTGCTCCTCAATTTTTAACCTGGTGCCTGACATCAGTGAATTGGAGTCAATTCGACGTGGTGGGCTTCACCTCCACATTCGATCAAAATGTCGCCAGCCTGAGTCTGGCCAAATTGATCAAAGACGTCTATCCCGATGTTCGGATTGTTTTTGGGGGGGCAAATTTCGACGGAGAAATGGGGCTGGAACATTTTCGGGCATTTCCCTGGATTGATTACGTCGTGATCGGAGAAGGTGAACAAGCCTTTCCTCCATTGGTGCAACGCATCCTCCTGGATGATGAAACGGATATTCCTCCCGGAGTGGCCTTTCGATGTGAAGGACAGATCAACTTTACCCCCCAGGAATCCTTATTCACCAAGTTTTCAGAAACGCCCCCACCCGATTACGACGATTATTTTGCAGAGCTCCAGGAATTAGCCAAGCAGGGATCCACCGGATTGAACCGGATTCTGCTCTATGAAGGATCTCGCGGGTGCTGGTGGGGAGAAAAACATCATTGCACCTTTTGCGGATTAAATGCTCAAGCGATGGAATTCCGCGCAAAAAATCCTGCTCAGGTCGCCTCAGAATTGGACTATCTTTCCAGCCGCTATGACACCACCCGTTTTCGCTTGGTCGATAATATTATTGATATGAAATATGTGGACGGTGTCTTTGGGCAACTGGCCCAAGAACATGTGGACCTGGACGTGTTTATGGAGACGAAAAGCAATCTCAATAAACGCCAAATTCAGACACTGGCGAAGGGTGGGGTTAAATGCATGCAACCGGGCATCGAAAGCTTGAGTCCGGCGCAACTAAAGGAAATGGATAAGGGTGTCAGCCCACTACAAAACATTGAATGCTTAAAATGGAGCCGATATTACAATATTGACCTTTCCTGGAATATTTTATTGGGCTTTCCACAGGAAACAGATACCGATTACCAACACCAAATCGAGCTCATTCCCTCATTGATCCACCTGCAACCTCCAGAATCCACGGCCAAACTCTGGCTCGAACGGTTTAGTCCATATTTTAAATGGCCTGAACGCTATGGTATTTGCCGAACAGGACCGGGGTTAGCCTATGCCTATGTGTATGACGAACGGCAGGTTGATCTCAACAAAATCGCTTATGATTTTGAGTACACAATCGATTGGAAAGTCGATCCACATCTCTATAAGGAACTCGTCAGACTTGTGGAAGAGTGGAAACAGCGATATCACTCTTCTAATCGGCCCTTTCTCTTCTTTGCAAAAGCCTTGAGCTATCTGACCGTTTATGATGGGAGAGGCTTAACTCCGACGAGCGAACGATTTGAAGGACCACAGGCCTTCATCTTAGAATTTTGCAATGAGCAACCCAAGTCCGTCGAACAGATTCGTAAAGCCTTGCAGAGTTGCTCCTTTCCAGGATCGGAGGAAGACATTATCGTGCCCATTACCGATATCCTCACGACATTGCAGGGGAAAAGACTAATGCATGAGGAAAGGGGCCGGTATTTTACTCTGGCCCTGCCGGTCAATCCTCATCGTTGACATTTTTGCCTAACAACTGGAATAAAAACGCCACTCGCATTCACAAGCCACCGTATTTTTTTCTTCTTTTCATACACTTACTTTTTGGTGCGGTTCGTGCAGGATTTCTACCCATCGAACAATGTCAAAAAATCATGAATTTGTTTGACAATTTTTTCTTACGAGGGTAGCCTATTAAGTTGTGCACAGATTTGCCGAAAACTCTTATAAAATGAGCCACTTAGATAAAACATTACAAGTTCACCGCTCCTTCATGCCTTTGCGAGCTGCTGGTTTTG
This region includes:
- a CDS encoding RiPP maturation radical SAM C-methyltransferase → MATSPILIHPVASEAKRTQTAASQGTIDFRTFGTKVALVTMPFSYSKFPSIQLGTLSSLLKAQGIGAQTYHFNLQFAHKIGVPLYEILCEKRGLFGEWLFSALLFRNNPKHREYPMVFKPIFEDTAREAGCSISHLEEIARSIAPQFLTWCLTSVNWSQFDVVGFTSTFDQNVASLSLAKLIKDVYPDVRIVFGGANFDGEMGLEHFRAFPWIDYVVIGEGEQAFPPLVQRILLDDETDIPPGVAFRCEGQINFTPQESLFTKFSETPPPDYDDYFAELQELAKQGSTGLNRILLYEGSRGCWWGEKHHCTFCGLNAQAMEFRAKNPAQVASELDYLSSRYDTTRFRLVDNIIDMKYVDGVFGQLAQEHVDLDVFMETKSNLNKRQIQTLAKGGVKCMQPGIESLSPAQLKEMDKGVSPLQNIECLKWSRYYNIDLSWNILLGFPQETDTDYQHQIELIPSLIHLQPPESTAKLWLERFSPYFKWPERYGICRTGPGLAYAYVYDERQVDLNKIAYDFEYTIDWKVDPHLYKELVRLVEEWKQRYHSSNRPFLFFAKALSYLTVYDGRGLTPTSERFEGPQAFILEFCNEQPKSVEQIRKALQSCSFPGSEEDIIVPITDILTTLQGKRLMHEERGRYFTLALPVNPHR
- a CDS encoding 4a-hydroxytetrahydrobiopterin dehydratase gives rise to the protein MSLADNKCVPCRGGVPPLEPQKIQDLLGQLETGWVLNAQGHIEKTYTFDNFADALAFTNRVGNVAELEGHHPDIYLAWGKCKVEIWTHKIQGLTESDFYLAAKADRAFHLPAAY